A window from Gallus gallus isolate bGalGal1 chromosome 7, bGalGal1.mat.broiler.GRCg7b, whole genome shotgun sequence encodes these proteins:
- the TANC1 gene encoding protein TANC1 isoform X4: MLKAVLKKSREGGKGSKKESAGDSCPENALQSVAASGHGADLPTGNQHIPGDAYRMNLAKGVSMSLPSSPLLPRQSYLMQSRSNKKSPGPIRKAKYVESPRVPGEAILLLRKQSGQEEPIQNAKPDKDSSCSPAAQELMTRLGFLLGEGIPTSAHIEEKNESMCTIASQGVSPCSTLTSSTTSPSTDSPCSTLNSCTGKAAANKGSPCETMRSPSSTLESKDSGIIATVTSSSENDDRSGSSLEWSKDGSLRAGAHRGIGHDRRTDNCSPVAEEEAVGSAENLPKEVPTGEGPVPYTQSSGSLIMPRPNSVAATSSTKLEDLSYLDGQRNAPLRTSIRLPWHNTAGGRVQQENKARFVTYKPQDILLKPLLFEVPSITTDSVFVGREWLFQAIEEKLKNTDLAESKGTVITGNVGFGKTAIISRLVALSCHGSRMRQIASNSPNSSPQSSDSCQEIPLSQLPLSTAPPSGTYTVKTMNCPGTPDNQNQTGDSVKRLASRVVAYHYCQADNTYTCLVPEFVHSIAALLCRSSQLTAYKDLLIKEPHLQSMLSLRSCVQDPAAAFKRGVLEPLSNLRKEQKIPEEEYIILIDGLNDAEFHKPDYGDTISSFLAKIICKFPPWLKLIVTVRTNFQEVARSLPFISISLDDFPDNKEIHNDLSAYIQYRINNSQEIINNISLNGKADAAIIGKVSNHLIMRSLGSYLYLKLTLDLFQKGHLVIKSASYKVVPVSLSELYLLQCNMKFMTNSAFERALPILNVALASLHPMTDEQIFQAINAGQINGEQQWEDFSQRMEALSCFLIKRRDKTRMFCHPSFREWLVWRADGENTDFLCEPRNGHALLAFMFSRQEGKLNRQQTMELGHHILKAHIFKGLSKRTGISSSHLQALWIGYSADGLSAALASLRNIYTPNVKVSRLLILAGANVNYKTEVLNNAPVLCVQSHLGHEEVVTLLLEYGAAIDGTSENGMTPLCYAAAAGHMNIVSLLCKKGAKADYLDKKGQCALVHSALRGHCDILEYLLNVAWAASSQEQNSLRKSQALQQSLTAASSMGHCQVVCYILAIEKEHEVDINVTDALWGETALTAAAGRGKLEVCELLLERGAAVSRANRRGVPPLFCAVRQGHWQIAKLLLEHGSDVNLSDKQGRTPLMVAACEGHLSTVEFLLSAGATISSLDKEGLTALGWACLKGHREVVQYLVEKGATVDQTDKNGRTPLDLAAFYGDADIVQYLVEKGAMIEHVDHSGMRPLDRAIGCRNTSVVVMLLRKGAKLGNAAWAMATSKPDILLILLQKLMEEGNILYKKGKMKEAAQRYQYALRKFPREGFGEEMKAFNEMRVSLYLNLSRCRRKTNDFGLAEEFATKALDLKPKSYEAYYARARAKRNSRKLLAALADLHEATKLCPGNQEIKRLLARVEEECKQFQRTQQQKHQCSQSGQQITNSDNEEEDVIQGVNENFHLQEKEEELPHPDESVSSPQRLQHSLATSSYTRNLQDSVQQKVRPVSPQGRTGNKYLREPGLIMQPTKQAQIVKTNQHLSSIQPGSKLGSSQCNTKTQSPFQHLSQSPVPVRHTKIQHLEGTSALSAGSVSTGASSELYNEKFTSSQCSHSQHSFAKKSKTTDPSPAPFQMNFSEARQQSPVPSTVSSTSPPSSMILASSTSSLTSVSSSADSIKGLGPDVRSKENKVNQVHGTAAEHRPRNTPFMGIMDKTARFQQQNQSSRSWHSQASDGLSTNVSSGSIQSSNFEQFSVKHSQTKTSSTVTIPGESNQNGMQAKVHEELRCQTAAYCQDNRAPKQVLHLYPDAPSKQHSHISKEGHLSHVTSTKPKRSFIESNV, from the exons TGTACTATAGCCAGTCAAGGAGTCAGTCCATGTTCTACCCTCACAAGCAGCACTACATCTCCAAGCACTGATAGCCCATGCTCAACTCTTAATAGCTGTActggcaaagcagcagccaacaAAGGTAGTCCCTGTGAAACCATGAGAAGCCCTAGCTCCACCCTGGAGAGCAAGGACAGTGGAATAATAG caACTGTAACAAGTTCATCAGAAAATGATGATCGTAGTGGATCCAGTTTGGAATGGAGCAAGGATGGGAGTCTCAGAGCTGGAGCACATCGAGGAATTGGTCACGATCGAAGAACTGACAATTGTTCACCAgttgcagaagaggaggctgttGGATCTGCTGAGAATTTGCCAAAGGAAGTACCAACAGGAGAGGGTCCTGTTCCTTATACTCAGAGTTCTGGATCTTTAATAATGCCTCGTCCAAACTCTGTTGCAG CAACAAGTTCTACCAAATTGGAAGATCTGAGTTATTTGGATGGACAAAGAAATGCTCCTTTACGCACTTCAATTCGCTTACCTTGGCACAACACTGCTGGTGGAAGAgtgcagcaggaaaacaaag CACGTTTTGTCACCTATAAGCCTCAAGACATTTTGCTAAAGCCATTACTGTTTGAAGTGCCAAGCATAACGACAGACTCAGTGTTTGTTGGAAGAGAATGGCTGTTTCAGGCAATTGAAGAAAAATTGAAGAATACAGATCTGGCAGAGAGCAAAGGAACAGTTATTACTGGGAATGTGGGATTTGGGAAGACTGCTATTATTTCCCGTCTGGTGGCACTTAGTTGCCATGGAAGTCGCATGAGGCAAATAGCTTCAAACAGTCCTAATTCATCCCCCCAGA gcAGCGATTCCTGTCAGGAGATTCCCTTAAGTCAGTTACCTCTGTCTACTGCTCCTCCAAGTGGTACCTATACAGTGAAGACCATGAATTGTCCTGGTACTCCTGACAACCAGAATCAAACAGGTGACTCTGTGAAACGCCTTGCCTCAAGG gttgtTGCTTATCACTATTGTCAAGCTGACAACACATACACTTGTCTTGTCCCAGAATTTGTGCACAGCATTGCAGCTTTGCTTTGTCGTTCGAGTCAATTAACAGCATACAAAGATCTTCTAATAAAAGAGCCTCATTTACAAAGCATGCTTAGCCTGAGATCTTGTGTCCAagatccagcagcagcttttaaaaGGGGAGTGTTGGAACCACTTTCAAACCTCAGGAAAG agcagaaaattcCCGAGGAAGAATACATAATTTTGATCGATGGTCTAAATGATGCTGAATTCCATAAACCTGATTATGGTGACACAATTTCGTCATTTCTTGCAAAGATAATTTGTAAGTTTCCTCCCTGGCTGAAGCTCATTGTGACTGTGAGAACTAATTTCcag gAGGTAGCAAGGTCACTACCCTTTATCTCAATATCCCTGGACGATTTTCCAGACAACAAAGAAATTCACAATGACTTGAGTGCTTACATTCAGTACAGAATTAATAACAGTCAGGAGATTATAAACAACATATCTTTAAATGGAAAAGCTGATGCGGCTATAATTGGGAAAGTGAGTAACCATCTGATCATGAGAAGCCTGGGATCTTATCTCTATTTGAAACTGACTCTGGATCTTTTCCAAAAAGGTCATTTAGTAATCAAAAGTGCAAGCTACAAGGTAGTTCCAGTGTCTCTATCAGAACTGTACTTACTTCAGTGCAACATGAAGTTTATGACAAACTCTGCGTTTGAGCGAGCCCTGCCAATATTAAATGTGGCTCTGGCATCCTTACATCCCATGACAGATGAGCAGATTTTCCAAGCTATTAATGCAGGTCAAATAAATGGAGAACAACAATGGGAGGACTTCAGCCAAAGGATGGAAgctctttcatgttttctgatAAAAAGGCGTGACAAAACACGTATGTTCTGCCACCCTTCCTTCAGAGAATGGCTTGTTTGGAGAGCAGATGGTGAAAATACTGACTTCTTATGTGAGCCAAG GAATGGACATGCTTTATTGGCTTTCATGTTTTCTCGACAAGAGGGAAAACTAAACCGCCAACAAACTATGGAACTTGGTCATCATATACTTAAAGCTCACATTTTTAAG GGTCTCAGTAAAAGGACTGGAATTTCTTCCAGTCATCTTCAAGCCTTGTGGATTGGTTATAGTGCTGATGGACTGTCTGCAGCCCTTGCTTCTCTGAGAAACATCTATACACCCAATGTGAAG gTGAGTCGACTGCTGATCTTGGCAGGTGCAAATGTGAATTACAAGACCGAAGTACTAAATAATGCTCCAGTACTGTGTGTTCAGTCACACCTTGGACATGAAGAAGTGGTCACTCTTCTACTAGAATACGGAGCTGCTATTGATGGAACATCAGAAAATGGAATGACCCCACTTTGttatgcagcagctgcaggtcaCATGAACATAGTTTCACTGCTGTGCAAAAAGGGTGCAAAG GCTGACTATCTAGACAAAAAAGGGCAATGTGCTTTGGTCCACAGTGCACTGAGAGGGCATTGTGATATCCTTGAATATCTTCTGAATGTCGCTTGGGCAGCTTCTTCTCAGGAGCAAAATTCACTAAGAAAAAgccaagcactgcagcaatCACTGACAGCAGCTTCCAGTATGGGACACTGTCAG GTGGTTTGTTACATCTTGGCAATTGAGAAGGAGCATGAAGTTGACATCAATGTCACTGATGCCTTGTGGGGAGAAACAg CCTtgacagctgctgcaggaagaggaaaactgGAAGTCTGCGAGTTACTTCTTGAACGTggagcagctgtgagcagagctaaCAGGAGGGGCGTTCCGCCGCTCTTCTGTGCAGTACGGCAGGGGCACTGGCAG attGCTAAACTTCTTCTGGAGCATGGGTCTGATGTGAATTTAAGCGACAAGCAAGGCAGAACTCCACTCATGGTGGCTGCTTGTGAAGGACATTTGAGCACTGTGgaatttctcctttctgcag gtGCAACTATTTCATCTCTGGACAAAGAAGGGCTGACAGCTTTGGGCTGGGCATGTCTAAAAGGCCACAGAGAAGTGGTTCAGTATTTAGTTGAGAAAGGCGCAACAGTTGATCAGACAGACAAAAATGGACGAACACCTCTAGACCTGGCAGCTTTTTATGGAGATGCTGATATT GTGCAGTATTTGGTAGAAAAAGGAGCAATGATTGAGCATGTTGACCACAGCGGCATGCGGCCACTGGACAGAGCCATTGGATGTCGTAATACATCAGTGGTGGTTATGCTCCTGAGGAAAGGAGCTAAACTAG GAAATGCAGCATGGGCAATGGCCACCTCGAAACCAGATATTCTCCTCATTCTGCTGCAGAAACTCATGGAAGAAGGAAACATACTGTACAAA AAAGGCAAGAtgaaagaagcagcacagcGCTATCAGTATGCCTTGAGGAAGTTTCCGAGGGAAggatttggagaagaaatgaaagcattcaATGAGATGAGAGTTTCATTGTACTTGAATTTATCAAGGTGTCGCCGAAAAACAAAT GATTTTGGTTTGGCTGAAGAGTTCGCTACCAAAGCATTGGATTTAAAACCCAAGTCTTACGAAGCCTATTATGCTCGAGCAAGAGCAAAAAGGAACAGCAG AAAGCTACTTGCTGCTCTTGCTGACTTACATGAAGCCACAAAGTTGTGTCCTGGCAATCAAGAAATTAAACGTCTCCTGGCTCGAGTAGAAGAAGAATGTAAGCAGTTCCAGAGAACGCAACAACAGAAGCATCAGTGCTCACAGTCAGGACAGCAAATTACCAATTCTGAtaatgaggaggaggatgttATCCAAGGAGTGAATGAGAACTTCCATCttcaagaaaaagaggaagaactgCCACACCCTGATGAATCTGTTTCCTCTCCACAAAGGCTGCAACATTCCTTAGCTACTTCATCATACACTAGAAACCTTCAAGACAGTGTTCAGCAGAAAGTGAGACCTGTGTCCCCTCAAGGCAGAACAGGCAATAAATATCTGAGAGAGCCAGGCTTGATCATGCAGCCAACAAAGCAAGCACAGATTGTAAAAACTAATCAGCACctgagctccatccagcctggatcaAAACTGGGAAGCAGTCAATGTAATACAAAGACACAATCGCCTTTTCAGCATCTTTCCCAAAGTCCTGTGCCAGTTCGACACACTAAAATTCAGCATTTGGAGGGGACAAGCGCATTATCAGCTGGAAGTGTTTCCACAGGTGCTAGTTCTGAGCTGTACAATGAGAAGTTCACATCCAGCCAGTGTTCCCATTCACAGCACTCTTTTGCAAAGAAATCTAAAACCACTGATCCATCACCAGCCCCATTTCAAATGAATTTCAGTGAAGCAAGACAGCAAAGTCCTGTACCCAGCACTGTCTCTTCTACTTCTCCACCTAGCAGTATGATTCTTGCCAGCTCAACCAGCAGCTTAACTTCAGTGAGTAGTTCTGCAGATAGTATTAAGGGGCTAGGGCCAGACGTTCGAAGCAAGGAGAACAAAGTTAATCAAGTTCATGGTACTGCTGCTGAACACAGACCTCGCAATACGCCATTTATGGGAATCATGGATAAGACTGCCAGGTTTCAGCAGCAAAATCAGTCCAGTCGCTCTTGGCATTCTCAGGCCTCAGATGGATTATCAACAAATGTTTCTTCAGGGAGCATTCAGTCTTCTAATTTCGAGCAGTTTTCGGTCAAACACTCTCAAACTAAAACTTCCTCTACTGTTACTATCCCGGGAGAGAGCAACCAGAATGGTATGCAAGCTAAAGTACATGAGGAGCTTAGGTGTCAAACAGCTGCCTACTGTCAAGATAATAGAGCACCAAAACAAGTTCTGCATTTATACCCAGATGCGCCATCAAAACAACACTCTCACATCAGTAAGGAAGGTCATTTAAGCCACGTCACCTCTACAAAACCAAAGCGATCATTTATTGAATCAAATgtgtaa
- the TANC1 gene encoding protein TANC1 isoform X5 produces MLKAVLKKSREGGKGSKKESGDSCPENALQSVAASGHGADLPTGNQHIPGDAYRMNLAKGVSMSLPSSPLLPRQSYLMQSRSNKKSPGPIRKAKYVESPRVPGEAILLLRKQSGQEEPIQNAKPDKDSSCSPAAQELMTRLGFLLGEGIPTSAHIEEKNESMCTIASQGVSPCSTLTSSTTSPSTDSPCSTLNSCTGKAAANKGSPCETMRSPSSTLESKDSGIIATVTSSSENDDRSGSSLEWSKDGSLRAGAHRGIGHDRRTDNCSPVAEEEAVGSAENLPKEVPTGEGPVPYTQSSGSLIMPRPNSVAATSSTKLEDLSYLDGQRNAPLRTSIRLPWHNTAGGRVQQENKARFVTYKPQDILLKPLLFEVPSITTDSVFVGREWLFQAIEEKLKNTDLAESKGTVITGNVGFGKTAIISRLVALSCHGSRMRQIASNSPNSSPQSSDSCQEIPLSQLPLSTAPPSGTYTVKTMNCPGTPDNQNQTGDSVKRLASRVVAYHYCQADNTYTCLVPEFVHSIAALLCRSSQLTAYKDLLIKEPHLQSMLSLRSCVQDPAAAFKRGVLEPLSNLRKEQKIPEEEYIILIDGLNDAEFHKPDYGDTISSFLAKIICKFPPWLKLIVTVRTNFQEVARSLPFISISLDDFPDNKEIHNDLSAYIQYRINNSQEIINNISLNGKADAAIIGKVSNHLIMRSLGSYLYLKLTLDLFQKGHLVIKSASYKVVPVSLSELYLLQCNMKFMTNSAFERALPILNVALASLHPMTDEQIFQAINAGQINGEQQWEDFSQRMEALSCFLIKRRDKTRMFCHPSFREWLVWRADGENTDFLCEPRNGHALLAFMFSRQEGKLNRQQTMELGHHILKAHIFKGLSKRTGISSSHLQALWIGYSADGLSAALASLRNIYTPNVKVSRLLILAGANVNYKTEVLNNAPVLCVQSHLGHEEVVTLLLEYGAAIDGTSENGMTPLCYAAAAGHMNIVSLLCKKGAKADYLDKKGQCALVHSALRGHCDILEYLLNVAWAASSQEQNSLRKSQALQQSLTAASSMGHCQVVCYILAIEKEHEVDINVTDALWGETALTAAAGRGKLEVCELLLERGAAVSRANRRGVPPLFCAVRQGHWQIAKLLLEHGSDVNLSDKQGRTPLMVAACEGHLSTVEFLLSAGATISSLDKEGLTALGWACLKGHREVVQYLVEKGATVDQTDKNGRTPLDLAAFYGDADIVQYLVEKGAMIEHVDHSGMRPLDRAIGCRNTSVVVMLLRKGAKLGNAAWAMATSKPDILLILLQKLMEEGNILYKKGKMKEAAQRYQYALRKFPREGFGEEMKAFNEMRVSLYLNLSRCRRKTNDFGLAEEFATKALDLKPKSYEAYYARARAKRNSRKLLAALADLHEATKLCPGNQEIKRLLARVEEECKQFQRTQQQKHQCSQSGQQITNSDNEEEDVIQGVNENFHLQEKEEELPHPDESVSSPQRLQHSLATSSYTRNLQDSVQQKVRPVSPQGRTGNKYLREPGLIMQPTKQAQIVKTNQHLSSIQPGSKLGSSQCNTKTQSPFQHLSQSPVPVRHTKIQHLEGTSALSAGSVSTGASSELYNEKFTSSQCSHSQHSFAKKSKTTDPSPAPFQMNFSEARQQSPVPSTVSSTSPPSSMILASSTSSLTSVSSSADSIKGLGPDVRSKENKVNQVHGTAAEHRPRNTPFMGIMDKTARFQQQNQSSRSWHSQASDGLSTNVSSGSIQSSNFEQFSVKHSQTKTSSTVTIPGESNQNGMQAKVHEELRCQTAAYCQDNRAPKQVLHLYPDAPSKQHSHISKEGHLSHVTSTKPKRSFIESNV; encoded by the exons TGTACTATAGCCAGTCAAGGAGTCAGTCCATGTTCTACCCTCACAAGCAGCACTACATCTCCAAGCACTGATAGCCCATGCTCAACTCTTAATAGCTGTActggcaaagcagcagccaacaAAGGTAGTCCCTGTGAAACCATGAGAAGCCCTAGCTCCACCCTGGAGAGCAAGGACAGTGGAATAATAG caACTGTAACAAGTTCATCAGAAAATGATGATCGTAGTGGATCCAGTTTGGAATGGAGCAAGGATGGGAGTCTCAGAGCTGGAGCACATCGAGGAATTGGTCACGATCGAAGAACTGACAATTGTTCACCAgttgcagaagaggaggctgttGGATCTGCTGAGAATTTGCCAAAGGAAGTACCAACAGGAGAGGGTCCTGTTCCTTATACTCAGAGTTCTGGATCTTTAATAATGCCTCGTCCAAACTCTGTTGCAG CAACAAGTTCTACCAAATTGGAAGATCTGAGTTATTTGGATGGACAAAGAAATGCTCCTTTACGCACTTCAATTCGCTTACCTTGGCACAACACTGCTGGTGGAAGAgtgcagcaggaaaacaaag CACGTTTTGTCACCTATAAGCCTCAAGACATTTTGCTAAAGCCATTACTGTTTGAAGTGCCAAGCATAACGACAGACTCAGTGTTTGTTGGAAGAGAATGGCTGTTTCAGGCAATTGAAGAAAAATTGAAGAATACAGATCTGGCAGAGAGCAAAGGAACAGTTATTACTGGGAATGTGGGATTTGGGAAGACTGCTATTATTTCCCGTCTGGTGGCACTTAGTTGCCATGGAAGTCGCATGAGGCAAATAGCTTCAAACAGTCCTAATTCATCCCCCCAGA gcAGCGATTCCTGTCAGGAGATTCCCTTAAGTCAGTTACCTCTGTCTACTGCTCCTCCAAGTGGTACCTATACAGTGAAGACCATGAATTGTCCTGGTACTCCTGACAACCAGAATCAAACAGGTGACTCTGTGAAACGCCTTGCCTCAAGG gttgtTGCTTATCACTATTGTCAAGCTGACAACACATACACTTGTCTTGTCCCAGAATTTGTGCACAGCATTGCAGCTTTGCTTTGTCGTTCGAGTCAATTAACAGCATACAAAGATCTTCTAATAAAAGAGCCTCATTTACAAAGCATGCTTAGCCTGAGATCTTGTGTCCAagatccagcagcagcttttaaaaGGGGAGTGTTGGAACCACTTTCAAACCTCAGGAAAG agcagaaaattcCCGAGGAAGAATACATAATTTTGATCGATGGTCTAAATGATGCTGAATTCCATAAACCTGATTATGGTGACACAATTTCGTCATTTCTTGCAAAGATAATTTGTAAGTTTCCTCCCTGGCTGAAGCTCATTGTGACTGTGAGAACTAATTTCcag gAGGTAGCAAGGTCACTACCCTTTATCTCAATATCCCTGGACGATTTTCCAGACAACAAAGAAATTCACAATGACTTGAGTGCTTACATTCAGTACAGAATTAATAACAGTCAGGAGATTATAAACAACATATCTTTAAATGGAAAAGCTGATGCGGCTATAATTGGGAAAGTGAGTAACCATCTGATCATGAGAAGCCTGGGATCTTATCTCTATTTGAAACTGACTCTGGATCTTTTCCAAAAAGGTCATTTAGTAATCAAAAGTGCAAGCTACAAGGTAGTTCCAGTGTCTCTATCAGAACTGTACTTACTTCAGTGCAACATGAAGTTTATGACAAACTCTGCGTTTGAGCGAGCCCTGCCAATATTAAATGTGGCTCTGGCATCCTTACATCCCATGACAGATGAGCAGATTTTCCAAGCTATTAATGCAGGTCAAATAAATGGAGAACAACAATGGGAGGACTTCAGCCAAAGGATGGAAgctctttcatgttttctgatAAAAAGGCGTGACAAAACACGTATGTTCTGCCACCCTTCCTTCAGAGAATGGCTTGTTTGGAGAGCAGATGGTGAAAATACTGACTTCTTATGTGAGCCAAG GAATGGACATGCTTTATTGGCTTTCATGTTTTCTCGACAAGAGGGAAAACTAAACCGCCAACAAACTATGGAACTTGGTCATCATATACTTAAAGCTCACATTTTTAAG GGTCTCAGTAAAAGGACTGGAATTTCTTCCAGTCATCTTCAAGCCTTGTGGATTGGTTATAGTGCTGATGGACTGTCTGCAGCCCTTGCTTCTCTGAGAAACATCTATACACCCAATGTGAAG gTGAGTCGACTGCTGATCTTGGCAGGTGCAAATGTGAATTACAAGACCGAAGTACTAAATAATGCTCCAGTACTGTGTGTTCAGTCACACCTTGGACATGAAGAAGTGGTCACTCTTCTACTAGAATACGGAGCTGCTATTGATGGAACATCAGAAAATGGAATGACCCCACTTTGttatgcagcagctgcaggtcaCATGAACATAGTTTCACTGCTGTGCAAAAAGGGTGCAAAG GCTGACTATCTAGACAAAAAAGGGCAATGTGCTTTGGTCCACAGTGCACTGAGAGGGCATTGTGATATCCTTGAATATCTTCTGAATGTCGCTTGGGCAGCTTCTTCTCAGGAGCAAAATTCACTAAGAAAAAgccaagcactgcagcaatCACTGACAGCAGCTTCCAGTATGGGACACTGTCAG GTGGTTTGTTACATCTTGGCAATTGAGAAGGAGCATGAAGTTGACATCAATGTCACTGATGCCTTGTGGGGAGAAACAg CCTtgacagctgctgcaggaagaggaaaactgGAAGTCTGCGAGTTACTTCTTGAACGTggagcagctgtgagcagagctaaCAGGAGGGGCGTTCCGCCGCTCTTCTGTGCAGTACGGCAGGGGCACTGGCAG attGCTAAACTTCTTCTGGAGCATGGGTCTGATGTGAATTTAAGCGACAAGCAAGGCAGAACTCCACTCATGGTGGCTGCTTGTGAAGGACATTTGAGCACTGTGgaatttctcctttctgcag gtGCAACTATTTCATCTCTGGACAAAGAAGGGCTGACAGCTTTGGGCTGGGCATGTCTAAAAGGCCACAGAGAAGTGGTTCAGTATTTAGTTGAGAAAGGCGCAACAGTTGATCAGACAGACAAAAATGGACGAACACCTCTAGACCTGGCAGCTTTTTATGGAGATGCTGATATT GTGCAGTATTTGGTAGAAAAAGGAGCAATGATTGAGCATGTTGACCACAGCGGCATGCGGCCACTGGACAGAGCCATTGGATGTCGTAATACATCAGTGGTGGTTATGCTCCTGAGGAAAGGAGCTAAACTAG GAAATGCAGCATGGGCAATGGCCACCTCGAAACCAGATATTCTCCTCATTCTGCTGCAGAAACTCATGGAAGAAGGAAACATACTGTACAAA AAAGGCAAGAtgaaagaagcagcacagcGCTATCAGTATGCCTTGAGGAAGTTTCCGAGGGAAggatttggagaagaaatgaaagcattcaATGAGATGAGAGTTTCATTGTACTTGAATTTATCAAGGTGTCGCCGAAAAACAAAT GATTTTGGTTTGGCTGAAGAGTTCGCTACCAAAGCATTGGATTTAAAACCCAAGTCTTACGAAGCCTATTATGCTCGAGCAAGAGCAAAAAGGAACAGCAG AAAGCTACTTGCTGCTCTTGCTGACTTACATGAAGCCACAAAGTTGTGTCCTGGCAATCAAGAAATTAAACGTCTCCTGGCTCGAGTAGAAGAAGAATGTAAGCAGTTCCAGAGAACGCAACAACAGAAGCATCAGTGCTCACAGTCAGGACAGCAAATTACCAATTCTGAtaatgaggaggaggatgttATCCAAGGAGTGAATGAGAACTTCCATCttcaagaaaaagaggaagaactgCCACACCCTGATGAATCTGTTTCCTCTCCACAAAGGCTGCAACATTCCTTAGCTACTTCATCATACACTAGAAACCTTCAAGACAGTGTTCAGCAGAAAGTGAGACCTGTGTCCCCTCAAGGCAGAACAGGCAATAAATATCTGAGAGAGCCAGGCTTGATCATGCAGCCAACAAAGCAAGCACAGATTGTAAAAACTAATCAGCACctgagctccatccagcctggatcaAAACTGGGAAGCAGTCAATGTAATACAAAGACACAATCGCCTTTTCAGCATCTTTCCCAAAGTCCTGTGCCAGTTCGACACACTAAAATTCAGCATTTGGAGGGGACAAGCGCATTATCAGCTGGAAGTGTTTCCACAGGTGCTAGTTCTGAGCTGTACAATGAGAAGTTCACATCCAGCCAGTGTTCCCATTCACAGCACTCTTTTGCAAAGAAATCTAAAACCACTGATCCATCACCAGCCCCATTTCAAATGAATTTCAGTGAAGCAAGACAGCAAAGTCCTGTACCCAGCACTGTCTCTTCTACTTCTCCACCTAGCAGTATGATTCTTGCCAGCTCAACCAGCAGCTTAACTTCAGTGAGTAGTTCTGCAGATAGTATTAAGGGGCTAGGGCCAGACGTTCGAAGCAAGGAGAACAAAGTTAATCAAGTTCATGGTACTGCTGCTGAACACAGACCTCGCAATACGCCATTTATGGGAATCATGGATAAGACTGCCAGGTTTCAGCAGCAAAATCAGTCCAGTCGCTCTTGGCATTCTCAGGCCTCAGATGGATTATCAACAAATGTTTCTTCAGGGAGCATTCAGTCTTCTAATTTCGAGCAGTTTTCGGTCAAACACTCTCAAACTAAAACTTCCTCTACTGTTACTATCCCGGGAGAGAGCAACCAGAATGGTATGCAAGCTAAAGTACATGAGGAGCTTAGGTGTCAAACAGCTGCCTACTGTCAAGATAATAGAGCACCAAAACAAGTTCTGCATTTATACCCAGATGCGCCATCAAAACAACACTCTCACATCAGTAAGGAAGGTCATTTAAGCCACGTCACCTCTACAAAACCAAAGCGATCATTTATTGAATCAAATgtgtaa